From a single Streptomyces rubradiris genomic region:
- a CDS encoding NTP transferase domain-containing protein, which yields MTDAAPAAPGTAAPYDAVVLAGGAARRLGGADKPGVRVGGRALLDRVLAACADARTTVVVAAPRPTARPVRWAREEPPGGGPLAALAAGLRHTTAGHTVVLSADLPFLRPGTLRRLLSALRDTGADGALLTDADGRDQPLVAAYRSAALRRELAALAADGPLTGLPLRRLTGTLRLTRVPDPLASFDCDTWDDIADARARIREHGHVLDEWISAVKDELGIDLDVDTGVLLDLARDAAHGVARPAAPLTTFLVGYAAARGAGGPEAVAEAARKAAALALRWQEEDDAAGKSASGGGPSAPDAG from the coding sequence GTGACCGATGCCGCACCCGCCGCCCCCGGGACCGCCGCCCCGTACGACGCCGTCGTACTGGCCGGCGGTGCCGCCAGGCGGCTCGGCGGGGCCGACAAACCAGGTGTGCGGGTCGGCGGCCGGGCGCTGCTCGACCGGGTGCTCGCGGCCTGCGCGGACGCCCGGACGACCGTCGTCGTGGCCGCGCCCCGGCCCACCGCCCGCCCGGTGCGCTGGGCCCGCGAGGAGCCGCCCGGCGGCGGGCCGCTCGCCGCGCTGGCGGCCGGACTGCGGCACACCACCGCCGGGCACACCGTCGTCCTCTCCGCCGACCTGCCCTTCCTCCGGCCCGGTACGCTCCGGCGGCTGCTGTCCGCCCTGCGGGACACCGGTGCCGACGGTGCGCTGCTCACCGACGCGGACGGCCGCGACCAGCCGCTCGTGGCCGCCTACCGCTCCGCCGCCCTGCGCCGCGAGCTGGCCGCTCTCGCCGCCGACGGTCCCCTCACCGGGCTCCCCCTGCGCCGGCTGACCGGAACCCTCCGCCTCACCCGTGTCCCGGACCCGCTCGCGTCGTTCGACTGCGACACCTGGGACGACATCGCCGACGCCAGGGCACGCATCAGGGAGCATGGGCACGTGTTGGATGAATGGATCTCCGCAGTCAAGGACGAGTTGGGCATCGACCTGGACGTCGACACCGGCGTCCTGCTCGACCTGGCCCGTGACGCCGCCCACGGCGTGGCCCGTCCCGCCGCCCCGCTGACCACCTTCCTCGTCGGCTACGCGGCGGCCCGGGGCGCGGGCGGCCCCGAGGCCGTCGCCGAGGCCGCCCGCAAGGCCGCCGCGCTGGCCCTGCGCTGGCAAGAGGAGGACGACGCGGCCGGGAAGAGCGCGAGCGGCGGGGGCCCGAGCGCCCCGGACGCCGGATGA
- a CDS encoding dihydrolipoamide acetyltransferase family protein, whose product MAQVLEFKLPDLGEGLTEAEIVRWLVQVGDVVAVDQPVVEVETAKAMVEVPCPYGGVVTARFGEEGTELPVGAPLLTVAVGAPEDGPEGSGNVLVGYGTQAPAARRRRVRAGTAAADGQARKQGTAEHAPHVRVAAPTPAAAPAPVGGPVPVISPLVRKLARDNDVDLRQLTGSGPDGLILRADVENALRTRTARAGTAAGPAVPTPAGTAGEQAAAAPRAEDGERIPLKGVRGAVADKLSRSRREIPDATCWVDADATELMRARTAMNATPGAKISLLALLARICTAALARFPELNSTVDTEAREIVRLDRVHLGFAAQTDRGLVVPVVRDAHTRDAESLTAEFARLTEAARTGTLTPGELTGGTFTLNNYGVFGVDGSTPIVNHPEAAMLGVGRIVPKPWVHEGELAVRQVVQLSLTFDHRVCDGGTAGGFLRYVADCVEQPAVLLRTL is encoded by the coding sequence ATGGCTCAGGTGCTGGAGTTCAAGCTGCCCGACCTCGGCGAGGGGCTCACCGAGGCGGAGATCGTCCGCTGGCTGGTCCAGGTCGGCGACGTGGTCGCCGTCGACCAGCCGGTGGTCGAGGTGGAGACGGCCAAGGCGATGGTCGAGGTGCCCTGCCCCTACGGCGGCGTGGTCACCGCCCGCTTCGGCGAGGAGGGCACCGAACTGCCCGTCGGCGCACCACTTCTGACGGTCGCCGTCGGCGCACCGGAGGACGGCCCCGAGGGCTCGGGCAACGTCCTGGTGGGCTACGGCACCCAGGCACCGGCGGCCCGTCGGCGCCGGGTCCGGGCGGGCACGGCCGCCGCCGACGGACAGGCCCGGAAGCAGGGAACCGCCGAACACGCCCCGCACGTGCGCGTGGCCGCGCCGACCCCGGCGGCCGCCCCCGCACCCGTCGGGGGGCCGGTCCCCGTGATCTCCCCGCTCGTGCGCAAGCTCGCCCGGGACAACGACGTCGACCTCAGGCAGCTGACCGGTTCCGGCCCGGACGGCCTCATCCTGCGCGCGGACGTCGAGAACGCCCTGCGCACCCGGACCGCGCGCGCGGGTACGGCCGCAGGCCCCGCCGTACCGACTCCCGCCGGTACGGCGGGCGAGCAAGCCGCGGCGGCACCCCGCGCCGAGGACGGGGAACGCATCCCCCTCAAGGGTGTCCGCGGCGCCGTCGCCGACAAGCTCTCCCGCAGCCGCCGGGAGATCCCGGACGCCACCTGCTGGGTCGACGCCGACGCGACCGAACTCATGCGTGCCCGGACCGCGATGAACGCCACCCCGGGCGCGAAGATCTCCCTCCTCGCGCTGCTCGCCCGGATCTGCACCGCCGCGCTGGCCCGGTTCCCCGAGCTGAACTCCACCGTCGACACCGAGGCCCGCGAGATCGTCCGGCTCGACCGCGTCCACCTCGGGTTCGCCGCCCAGACCGACCGGGGGCTGGTCGTGCCGGTCGTCCGGGACGCCCACACGCGCGACGCCGAGTCCCTGACCGCCGAGTTCGCCCGGCTCACCGAGGCCGCCCGCACCGGGACGCTGACCCCCGGGGAGCTCACCGGCGGCACCTTCACGCTGAACAACTACGGGGTCTTCGGCGTCGACGGCTCCACGCCGATCGTCAACCACCCCGAGGCGGCCATGCTCGGCGTCGGCCGCATCGTGCCCAAGCCGTGGGTGCACGAGGGGGAGCTGGCAGTCCGGCAGGTCGTGCAGCTCTCGCTCACATTCGACCACCGGGTGTGCGACGGCGGCACGGCGGGCGGCTTCCTGCGCTACGTGGCGGACTGCGTGGAACAGCCGGCGGTGCTGCTGCGCACCTTGTGA
- a CDS encoding alpha-ketoacid dehydrogenase subunit beta → MTTVAVKPATLAQALNRAMRDAMAADPAVHVLGEDVGTLGGVFRVTDGLAKEFGEDRCTDTPLAEAGILGTAVGMAMYGLRPVVEMQFDAFAYPAFEQLVSHVARMRNRTRGRMPLPITVRVPYGGGIGGVEHHSDSSEVYYMATPGLHVVTPATVADAYGLLRRAIASDDPVVFLEPKRLYWSKDTWDPERPTDVAPIGRAVVRRPGSGATLITYGPSLPVCLEAAEAAQAEGWDLEVIDLRSLVPFDDETVCAAVRRTGRAVVVHESTGFGGPGGEIAARITERCFHHLEAPVLRVAGFDIPYPPPMLERHHLPGVDRILDAVARLQWEAEG, encoded by the coding sequence ATGACCACCGTCGCCGTCAAGCCCGCCACCCTGGCCCAGGCGCTCAACCGCGCCATGCGCGACGCCATGGCCGCCGATCCCGCCGTGCACGTCCTGGGCGAGGACGTCGGCACCCTCGGCGGGGTCTTCCGCGTCACCGACGGGCTCGCCAAGGAGTTCGGCGAGGACCGCTGCACCGACACCCCGCTCGCCGAGGCCGGCATCCTCGGCACCGCCGTCGGCATGGCCATGTACGGCCTGCGCCCGGTCGTGGAGATGCAGTTCGACGCCTTCGCCTACCCGGCGTTCGAGCAACTGGTCAGCCATGTCGCCCGGATGCGCAACCGCACGCGCGGCCGGATGCCCCTGCCGATCACCGTCCGCGTCCCCTACGGCGGCGGCATCGGCGGCGTCGAGCACCACAGCGACTCGTCCGAGGTTTACTACATGGCCACCCCGGGCCTGCACGTCGTCACCCCGGCCACCGTCGCCGACGCCTACGGACTGCTGCGCCGGGCCATCGCCTCCGACGACCCGGTGGTCTTCCTCGAACCCAAGCGGCTGTACTGGTCGAAGGACACCTGGGACCCCGAGCGGCCCACGGACGTGGCGCCCATCGGACGCGCGGTGGTGCGCCGCCCCGGCAGCGGCGCCACACTGATCACCTACGGCCCCTCCCTGCCGGTCTGCCTGGAGGCGGCCGAGGCCGCGCAGGCCGAGGGCTGGGACCTGGAGGTGATCGACCTGCGCTCCCTGGTGCCCTTCGACGACGAGACGGTCTGCGCGGCCGTCCGGCGCACCGGCCGCGCGGTCGTCGTCCACGAGTCCACCGGATTCGGCGGCCCGGGCGGCGAGATCGCGGCCCGGATCACCGAGCGCTGCTTCCACCACCTGGAGGCACCGGTGCTGCGCGTGGCCGGCTTCGACATCCCCTACCCGCCGCCCATGCTGGAGCGGCACCACCTGCCCGGCGTCGACCGCATCCTGGACGCCGTGGCCCGGCTGCAGTGGGAGGCCGAGGGCTGA
- the pdhA gene encoding pyruvate dehydrogenase (acetyl-transferring) E1 component subunit alpha, with translation MTVLEQRGAYRPSPPPAWQPRTDPAPLLPDAEPYRVLGTESAAKADPGLLLRLYAQLVRGRRYNAQATALTKQGRLAVYPSSTGQEACQIGAALALEERDWLFPSYRDTLAVVARGVDPVQALTLLRGDWHNGYDPYAHRVAPLSTPLATQLPHAVGLAHAARLKGDDVVALAMVGDGGTSEGDFHEALNFAAVWQAPVVFLVQNNGFAISVPLAKQTAAPSLAHKAVGYGMPGRLVDGNDAAAVHEVLAEAVRHARAGGGPTLVEAVTYRLDAHTNADDATRYRQDAEVAAWRAHDPVELLERELTARGLLDEAGIEAARQDAETMAAALREHMNRDPEPDPMDLFDHVYADTTAQLREQRALLRAELEAEQEQSGAGERPGAREGGTR, from the coding sequence ATGACGGTTCTGGAGCAGCGGGGCGCGTACCGGCCGTCGCCGCCGCCCGCCTGGCAGCCCCGTACGGACCCCGCGCCGCTGCTGCCCGACGCCGAGCCCTACCGCGTCCTCGGCACCGAGTCGGCCGCCAAGGCCGATCCCGGCCTGCTGCTGCGGCTCTACGCCCAGCTGGTGCGCGGACGCCGCTACAACGCGCAGGCCACCGCGCTGACCAAGCAGGGCCGGCTCGCCGTCTACCCGTCCAGCACCGGCCAGGAGGCCTGCCAGATCGGCGCCGCCCTGGCCCTCGAGGAACGCGACTGGCTCTTCCCCAGCTACCGAGACACGCTCGCCGTCGTCGCCCGGGGCGTGGACCCGGTCCAGGCGCTCACCCTGCTGCGCGGCGACTGGCACAACGGCTACGACCCCTACGCCCACCGGGTGGCCCCCCTCAGCACCCCGCTGGCCACCCAGCTGCCGCACGCCGTCGGCCTCGCCCACGCCGCTCGCCTCAAGGGCGACGACGTGGTGGCGCTGGCCATGGTCGGCGACGGCGGTACCAGCGAGGGCGACTTCCACGAGGCGCTGAACTTCGCCGCCGTGTGGCAGGCCCCGGTCGTCTTCCTGGTCCAGAACAACGGCTTCGCCATCTCCGTCCCGCTCGCCAAGCAGACCGCCGCTCCCTCCCTGGCCCACAAGGCCGTCGGGTACGGCATGCCGGGCCGGCTGGTCGACGGCAACGACGCCGCCGCCGTGCACGAAGTCCTCGCCGAGGCCGTACGGCACGCGCGCGCGGGCGGCGGCCCGACCCTGGTGGAAGCGGTGACGTACCGCCTGGACGCCCACACCAACGCCGACGACGCCACCCGCTACCGACAGGACGCCGAGGTCGCGGCCTGGCGCGCGCACGACCCGGTCGAACTGCTGGAACGCGAACTGACCGCCCGCGGACTGCTGGACGAGGCCGGCATCGAGGCCGCCCGGCAGGACGCCGAGACCATGGCCGCCGCCTTGCGCGAACACATGAACCGGGACCCCGAACCCGACCCCATGGACCTCTTCGACCACGTCTACGCGGACACCACCGCCCAGCTGCGCGAACAGCGTGCCCTGTTGCGGGCCGAGCTGGAGGCCGAGCAGGAGCAGTCCGGCGCCGGCGAGCGGCCCGGGGCGCGGGAAGGCGGCACCCGATGA
- a CDS encoding Lrp/AsnC family transcriptional regulator: MAPEQMAYGPQGGGAPPPPRPLDAIDQDILRILQGDGRASIRSVAERVHVSRANAYARINRLVEDGVIRGFSARVDHERAGHSTSAYITLKIVQNTWRTVREQLRQLPGASHIALVGGDFDVLLLVHTPDNRALRELVLTRLQAIPEVLSTRTLLVFEEEDLEPEG; encoded by the coding sequence ATGGCGCCTGAACAAATGGCCTACGGACCGCAGGGTGGCGGCGCGCCGCCGCCCCCGCGCCCGCTGGACGCCATCGACCAGGACATCCTGAGGATCCTCCAGGGCGACGGCCGCGCCTCGATACGGTCCGTCGCCGAACGCGTACACGTCTCGCGCGCCAATGCCTACGCGCGGATCAACCGGCTCGTCGAGGACGGGGTGATCCGGGGTTTCAGCGCCCGCGTGGATCACGAACGGGCAGGCCACAGCACGTCCGCGTACATCACATTGAAGATCGTGCAGAACACCTGGCGCACGGTCCGCGAACAGCTCCGGCAGCTACCCGGCGCCTCCCACATCGCCCTGGTGGGCGGCGACTTCGACGTGCTGCTGCTGGTGCACACGCCCGACAACCGGGCGCTGCGCGAGCTGGTGCTGACGCGGCTCCAGGCGATCCCCGAGGTGCTCAGCACCCGCACGCTGCTGGTGTTCGAGGAGGAGGACCTGGAGCCGGAGGGCTGA
- a CDS encoding TetR/AcrR family transcriptional regulator, with the protein MTTGRRDTYTPETLLSVAVRVFNERGYDGTSMEHLSKAAGISKSSIYHHVSGKEELLRRAVSRALDGLFAILDEEHARVGRAADRLEHVVRRMVEVLTAELPYVTLLLRVRGNTETERWALERRRDFDHRVAELMKAAAADGDIRGDVEVRLATRLVFGMINSIVEWYRPEARGANGPEMADAVVRLVFSGLRRG; encoded by the coding sequence ATGACCACGGGCAGACGCGACACCTACACCCCCGAAACGCTGCTCTCCGTCGCCGTGCGGGTCTTCAACGAGCGCGGCTACGACGGCACCTCCATGGAGCACCTGTCCAAGGCGGCCGGCATCTCCAAGTCGTCGATCTACCACCACGTCAGCGGCAAGGAGGAGCTGCTGCGCCGGGCCGTCAGCCGCGCCCTGGACGGGCTGTTCGCCATCCTGGACGAGGAGCACGCGCGCGTGGGGCGCGCCGCCGACCGGCTGGAGCACGTCGTGCGCCGCATGGTCGAGGTGCTCACCGCCGAACTGCCCTATGTGACGCTGCTGCTGCGCGTGCGCGGCAACACCGAGACCGAGCGGTGGGCGCTGGAGCGGCGCCGCGACTTCGACCACCGGGTGGCCGAGCTGATGAAGGCCGCGGCGGCCGACGGGGACATACGCGGCGACGTGGAGGTGCGGCTGGCCACCCGGCTGGTCTTCGGGATGATCAACTCCATCGTGGAGTGGTACCGGCCGGAGGCGCGCGGCGCGAACGGCCCGGAGATGGCCGACGCCGTCGTCCGGCTGGTCTTCTCGGGACTGCGCCGGGGCTGA
- a CDS encoding 3-hydroxyacyl-CoA dehydrogenase, with amino-acid sequence MTALDLSSPVAVVGTGTMGQGIAQVALVAGHPVRLYDAVPGRARDAAEAIGARLDRLVEKGRLSAGARDAARARVTPADGLAELADCALVVEAVLERLDVKQRLFGELEEIVAEDCLLATNTSSLSVTAIGGALRHPGRFVGLHFFNPAPLLPLVEVVSGFATDFTSATRAYETARAWGKTPVACADTPGFIVNRIARPFYAEAFAVYEAQAADPATIDAVLRESGGFKMGAFELTDLIGQDVNESVTHSVWQSFFQDVRFTPSLAQRRLVESGRLGRKSGRGWYDYTEGAERPEPHTADKERPPAHVVAEGGLGPAAELLTLIREAGIEVREEDENEGTRLVLPGGGDLVLADGQTSAEFRDVVYFDLALDYRAATRVALSASPDTSPRTLAEATGLFQALGKDVSVIGDVPGMIVARTVARIIDLAHDAVAKGVATEEDIDTAMRLGVNYPLGPFEWGRRLGRDFAFDILDEMHERDPSGRYAPSLALYRHAYANDRRESTS; translated from the coding sequence ATGACAGCACTCGACCTCAGCAGCCCCGTGGCCGTCGTCGGCACCGGCACCATGGGCCAGGGCATCGCCCAGGTCGCGCTGGTCGCCGGCCATCCCGTACGGCTCTACGACGCCGTACCCGGGCGGGCCCGGGACGCGGCCGAAGCGATCGGCGCCCGGCTCGACCGGCTCGTGGAGAAGGGCCGGCTCTCCGCCGGCGCCCGGGACGCGGCCCGCGCCCGCGTCACGCCCGCGGACGGCCTCGCGGAGCTGGCCGACTGCGCCCTGGTGGTGGAGGCCGTCCTGGAACGGCTGGACGTCAAGCAGCGGCTCTTCGGCGAGCTGGAGGAGATCGTCGCCGAGGACTGCCTGCTGGCCACCAACACCTCCTCGCTGTCGGTGACGGCCATCGGCGGCGCCCTGCGCCACCCGGGCCGCTTCGTCGGCCTGCACTTCTTCAACCCGGCGCCGCTGCTGCCGCTGGTGGAGGTGGTCTCCGGGTTCGCCACCGACTTCACGTCGGCCACGCGCGCGTACGAGACCGCCCGCGCCTGGGGCAAGACCCCCGTGGCCTGCGCCGACACCCCCGGCTTCATCGTCAACCGCATCGCCCGGCCCTTCTACGCCGAGGCGTTCGCCGTCTACGAGGCCCAGGCCGCCGACCCCGCGACCATCGACGCGGTCCTGCGCGAGTCGGGCGGTTTCAAGATGGGCGCCTTCGAACTGACCGACCTGATCGGCCAGGACGTCAACGAGTCCGTCACCCACTCGGTGTGGCAGTCCTTCTTCCAGGACGTGCGCTTCACTCCTTCCCTGGCCCAGCGCCGGCTGGTGGAGTCCGGCCGGCTCGGCCGCAAGAGCGGGCGCGGCTGGTACGACTACACCGAGGGCGCGGAGCGGCCCGAGCCGCACACCGCCGACAAGGAGCGCCCGCCCGCCCACGTCGTCGCCGAGGGCGGCCTGGGCCCGGCGGCCGAGCTGCTCACGCTGATCCGCGAGGCGGGCATCGAGGTCCGCGAGGAGGACGAGAACGAGGGCACCCGCCTGGTGCTGCCCGGCGGCGGCGACCTGGTCCTGGCCGACGGCCAGACCTCCGCCGAGTTCCGGGACGTCGTCTACTTCGACCTCGCCCTGGACTACCGCGCGGCCACCCGCGTCGCCCTGTCCGCGTCCCCGGACACCTCGCCGCGGACCCTTGCCGAGGCCACCGGGCTGTTCCAGGCGCTCGGCAAGGACGTCAGCGTCATCGGCGACGTCCCCGGCATGATCGTCGCGCGCACCGTCGCCCGGATCATCGACCTCGCCCACGACGCCGTCGCCAAGGGCGTGGCCACCGAGGAGGACATCGACACCGCGATGCGCCTGGGCGTCAACTACCCGCTCGGGCCCTTCGAGTGGGGCCGCAGGCTCGGCCGCGACTTCGCCTTCGACATCCTGGACGAGATGCACGAGCGCGACCCTTCCGGACGCTACGCGCCCTCCCTCGCGCTCTACCGTCACGCCTATGCCAACGACCGGCGGGAGAGCACCTCATGA
- the paaN gene encoding phenylacetic acid degradation protein PaaN translates to MAAEPTAHELLRKHRPTLDQALEAIRTRAYWSPHPEHPKAYGEDGSLDAAAGKAAFDALLGNRLDLTDQPGTDDWVGGEVSPYGIELGVTYPHPDIDVLLPAMRAGQRAWRDAGPELRAVVCLEILKRISDRTHQFAHAVMHTSGQAFMMAFQAGGPHAQDRGLEAVAYAYAEQIRTPEQAEWTKPQGKRDPLVLTKRFTAVPRGIGLVIGCNTFPTWNGFPGLFASLATGNAVLVKPHPRAVLPLALTVRIARDVLAEAGFDPNLVALAAERPGEGIAKTLALRPEIKIIDYTGSTAFGDWLETNAHQAQVYTEKAGVNTVIVHSTDDYQGMLSNLAFSLSLYSGQMCTTPQNLIIPRDGIATDQGHKSFDEVTADLARAVDGLLGDDARANALLGAIVNPDVKARLEAAAGLGEVALASREITNPEFPDAVVRTPVIVKLDGAKPDDEAAYMSECFGPVSFAVAVDSAADAVELLRRTVREKGAMTVGAYTTDAVTEQAVEEACLEEAAQLSLNLTGGVYVNQTAAFSDFHGSGGNPAANAALTDSAFVAGRFRMVEVRREA, encoded by the coding sequence ATGGCCGCCGAACCGACCGCCCACGAGCTGCTCCGGAAGCACCGGCCCACGCTCGACCAGGCGCTGGAAGCGATCCGCACGCGCGCGTACTGGTCCCCGCACCCCGAGCACCCGAAGGCGTACGGCGAGGACGGCAGCCTGGACGCGGCGGCGGGCAAGGCCGCCTTCGACGCCCTGCTGGGCAACCGCCTCGACCTCACCGACCAGCCGGGCACCGACGACTGGGTGGGCGGGGAGGTCTCCCCGTACGGCATCGAGCTGGGCGTGACCTACCCGCATCCGGACATCGACGTGCTGCTGCCCGCCATGCGGGCCGGGCAGCGCGCCTGGCGGGACGCGGGCCCCGAGCTGCGGGCCGTGGTCTGCCTGGAGATCCTGAAGCGGATCAGCGACCGCACGCACCAGTTCGCGCACGCGGTCATGCACACCTCCGGCCAGGCGTTCATGATGGCGTTCCAGGCGGGCGGTCCGCACGCCCAGGACCGCGGCCTGGAGGCGGTGGCGTACGCGTACGCGGAGCAGATCCGCACCCCGGAGCAGGCGGAGTGGACCAAGCCGCAGGGCAAGCGCGACCCGCTGGTCCTCACCAAGCGGTTCACCGCGGTCCCGCGCGGCATCGGCCTGGTCATCGGCTGCAACACCTTCCCGACCTGGAACGGCTTCCCCGGCCTGTTCGCCTCCCTGGCCACCGGCAACGCGGTCCTGGTCAAGCCGCACCCGCGCGCGGTGCTGCCGCTCGCGCTGACCGTCCGGATCGCCCGGGACGTGCTCGCCGAGGCCGGCTTCGACCCGAACCTGGTCGCCCTGGCCGCCGAGCGACCCGGCGAGGGCATTGCCAAGACCCTCGCGCTGCGCCCCGAAATCAAGATCATCGACTACACGGGGTCGACGGCGTTCGGCGACTGGCTGGAGACCAACGCCCACCAGGCGCAGGTCTACACGGAGAAGGCCGGCGTCAACACGGTGATCGTGCACTCCACGGACGACTACCAGGGCATGCTGTCCAACCTGGCGTTCTCGCTGTCCCTGTACAGCGGCCAGATGTGCACCACCCCGCAGAACCTGATCATCCCCCGCGACGGCATCGCCACCGACCAGGGCCACAAGTCCTTCGACGAGGTCACCGCCGACCTCGCGCGCGCGGTCGACGGCCTGCTCGGTGACGACGCCCGGGCGAACGCGCTGCTGGGCGCGATCGTCAACCCGGACGTCAAGGCCCGCCTGGAGGCAGCGGCCGGTCTCGGCGAAGTCGCCCTCGCCTCCCGCGAGATCACCAACCCTGAGTTCCCGGACGCGGTGGTGCGCACCCCCGTCATCGTCAAGCTGGACGGCGCCAAGCCGGACGACGAGGCCGCGTACATGAGCGAGTGCTTCGGCCCGGTCTCCTTCGCGGTAGCCGTCGACTCGGCGGCCGACGCCGTGGAGCTGCTGCGCCGCACCGTCCGGGAGAAGGGCGCGATGACGGTCGGCGCGTACACCACGGACGCCGTGACCGAGCAGGCCGTCGAGGAGGCCTGCCTGGAGGAGGCGGCCCAGCTCTCGCTGAACCTGACCGGCGGGGTCTACGTCAACCAGACGGCCGCCTTCTCCGACTTCCACGGCTCCGGCGGCAACCCGGCGGCCAACGCGGCCCTGACCGACAGCGCCTTCGTGGCCGGCCGCTTCCGGATGGTGGAGGTGCGGCGGGAGGCCTGA
- a CDS encoding TrmH family RNA methyltransferase, with amino-acid sequence MTDPLSRWRAHAQGAVLLDGFHALKHALRFGAEVPVAVTTDRRAALALAEELAGDVRDTLDGLLTEVSGPEYAGLVPRPHPTGVAALAVRPSRAAQLRALARTPRTAPVVVLDNPRNLGNAGAVIRLAAGFGATGVVTTGTLDPWHPTVVRGGAGLHFATAVERLDLDDLPAGPLFALDPEGEDIRGTRLPDDAVLVFGSERTGLSAPLRARADHLLRLPMRPQVSSYNLATSVAMTLYHWSATGGVPLV; translated from the coding sequence ATGACCGACCCGCTGAGCCGCTGGCGCGCGCACGCTCAGGGCGCCGTCCTGCTCGACGGTTTCCACGCCCTCAAGCACGCGCTGCGCTTCGGCGCCGAGGTGCCGGTCGCGGTCACCACCGACCGGCGGGCCGCGCTCGCCCTCGCCGAGGAGCTGGCCGGGGACGTCCGCGACACCCTGGACGGCCTGCTGACGGAGGTGTCCGGGCCGGAGTACGCCGGCCTCGTCCCGCGCCCGCATCCGACCGGTGTGGCGGCCCTGGCCGTACGGCCGTCCCGCGCGGCGCAGCTGCGCGCGCTCGCCCGTACGCCCCGCACCGCCCCCGTCGTGGTCCTGGACAACCCGCGCAACCTGGGCAACGCCGGTGCCGTGATCCGGCTCGCCGCCGGGTTCGGGGCGACCGGGGTGGTCACCACGGGCACGCTCGACCCCTGGCACCCCACTGTGGTGCGCGGCGGCGCGGGTCTGCACTTCGCGACCGCCGTGGAGCGGCTGGACCTCGACGACCTGCCCGCCGGGCCGCTGTTCGCGCTCGACCCGGAGGGCGAGGACATCCGTGGCACCCGGCTGCCGGACGACGCCGTCCTGGTCTTCGGCTCGGAACGCACCGGCCTGTCGGCTCCGCTGCGCGCCCGCGCCGACCACCTGCTGCGCCTGCCGATGCGCCCCCAGGTCTCCAGCTACAACCTCGCCACCAGCGTGGCGATGACGCTGTACCACTGGAGCGCGACCGGGGGCGTGCCACTGGTTTAG